The segment TGTCATTTACTTATGTTAAAAGTTTTATTCTATTTTTTTTATATTATTACGAATTAATTTTACATGATGTGACGCTAAAAAATTACTATTTCAAATAATTATTCGAATATAGCATTTAATTAGACTTTGATTTGAAATTTGTATTTTCTAAAAAAGAAGAAATTGAAATACCATATATCCAAGATATTATTAAACGATATAATATTACTAATACAATAGGACCAACAAATAATCCAATCATTCCAAAAGCAAGCAAACCACCGATTACTCCTAACAAAATAAGAAAAGTAGGTAAATCTGATCCTATTCTTATAAAGAATGGTCTCAATATATTATCTAATATAAATACGAAACAGCTCCAAATTAATAATACTGTACCCCAAGTTGTATTGCTATTCCAATAAAGCCACATAACAGAAGGTATTAAAATTGGTAATGGTCCTAATTGTATTAAACAAGAAAAAACAATTAAAATCATTAATAATGTCCAATATGGAACACCAGAAATTAATAATCCAATTCCTGATAAAACAGCTTGAATTAAAGCAGTTACTACTACTCCTAATGCTACTGCTCTAACAGCTTGAACTGAAAGTAAAACAATAGCATCCCCATTTTGGGAACTCAAACGAAATGCAAATTGACGAATAGAATTGCTAATTTTTTCTCCATTCCAATATAATAAAACACTAAATAATAACATTAAAGTCAAATGCATAACAAATAATCCGCAATTCTTAGCTTGAATTATAAAAAATTCTGTTGTACGTCCCATATATGGTCTAACTTCACGAATTAATTCACCTCCGTCACTATCTAATAGTTCTTGATAGCTAACGAATATTTTCTTACCAATAATAGGTATGTCTTGAAGCCATGCTAATTCTGGAAATTCTAAATTATTAGCACTAAACCAATGAATAAGAGGGATACTGGTTTTAATTAAACTATTTACTAAAAATACTATCGGAATTATAAATAATAGTAATAAAGTAACAATCATGCTAATAACAGCAATTAAGCGCTTACCTCCTAAAATTTTTTGCATTTTTAACATAAGAGGCCAAGTTGCAATAACAATCATACTTGCCCAAGAAAAACCAAGTATAAATGGTTGAATTATTAAAAAACTTGTAGCACTTATAGCAATAATAAATATTAGTGATAAAATAAATTGCGATAAATCCATTTTTTCTTTTGGATTTTGCATATAATCGTTTCACCTCAATATTTTTATATTATAAATAAATTTGCAAAACGAAATTTTATTATAAAGTTTTTAAAACTAGACAATTATAACATTAAATTTTATAAAAATAATGAATAAAATAATATTCTTTAAAAATACAAAATACTAATTTTAGAATATAATTATTTTTTATATACTTAACAATCTCATTTGATATTAAAGGAATAAATTATGAAAAAAAAGAAATAAACTCTTATTTACCAAATAAGCATGAATGGAAAGGTATTGAAATAACTAATAAAGCAATAAAACAAATTTTATTTTTAATTAGTAATAATCCTGAAAATAAAGGTATAAGAATAGGTACAAAAAAGTCTGGATGTGCAGGGTTTCGATATACAATGGAATTAGTTAAAACCAAAGAAATAATAAAACAAGAAAAAAAAAATGATATGATATTTTACTATAAAAACATTTTAGTATATATTGCATTAAAAGACGCACCATTTTTAAATGGAATTAAAATCGATTTTATAAAAGATAGCATTAACGAAGTATTTAAATACTATAATCCTAAAATAGAAAAATTTTGTGGTTGCGGAGAAAGTTTTTCAATTGACTAAAATATATAAAATTAATTTAAATTTTGTTCCAATAGATAAGACAATGATTTTTTTTTCCTCTTGAGAGAAGAGTAAATTGATCAAATAATTTATCACTATCGTTAAAAGTATAATTTTTATTATTTATTTTTTTAGTGTTTATAGATATTGAATTTGATATTATCATATTTTTAGCTTGAGTTCGAGATGGTGCTAATGAAGATAAAACTAAAGCTTCTTGTAAATCTTTTATTTTATAAATTTCGACTACAGGTATACCATCTTTTTTCAATTGTTTTAAATCAGATAACTTTATATCTTCAATATTTTTAAAAAAAAGAATATTCGTAATTCTTTCTGCAGCTAATAAATTTTCATCTCCATGTACTAAACGAGTAAGATGTTTGGCTAGTAAAGTTTTATCAAAAATAATTTGATTATTTTTATACTTATTTTGT is part of the Buchnera aphidicola (Rhopalosiphum maidis) genome and harbors:
- the ydiK gene encoding AI-2E family transporter YdiK codes for the protein MQNPKEKMDLSQFILSLIFIIAISATSFLIIQPFILGFSWASMIVIATWPLMLKMQKILGGKRLIAVISMIVTLLLLFIIPIVFLVNSLIKTSIPLIHWFSANNLEFPELAWLQDIPIIGKKIFVSYQELLDSDGGELIREVRPYMGRTTEFFIIQAKNCGLFVMHLTLMLLFSVLLYWNGEKISNSIRQFAFRLSSQNGDAIVLLSVQAVRAVALGVVVTALIQAVLSGIGLLISGVPYWTLLMILIVFSCLIQLGPLPILIPSVMWLYWNSNTTWGTVLLIWSCFVFILDNILRPFFIRIGSDLPTFLILLGVIGGLLAFGMIGLFVGPIVLVILYRLIISWIYGISISSFLENTNFKSKSN
- a CDS encoding iron-sulfur cluster assembly accessory protein is translated as MSNNPENKGIRIGTKKSGCAGFRYTMELVKTKEIIKQEKKNDMIFYYKNILVYIALKDAPFLNGIKIDFIKDSINEVFKYYNPKIEKFCGCGESFSID